One genomic region from Streptomyces sp. NBC_00457 encodes:
- a CDS encoding TetR/AcrR family transcriptional regulator yields MHIQDNHWSSASAIAPSGAIGMAAGNGRADGGRSTPLRVDAQRNLEHVLRAAREVFGELGYGAPMEDVARRARVGVGTVYRRFPSKDVLVRRIAEEETSRLTDQARAALGQEDEPWSALSRFLRTSVASGAGRLLPPQVLRVGVADDGSGLDEARVPQQRTQPGAGELRLVQEETSAVPADDAGAAALLEVVGQLVERARAAGELRADVSVSDVLLVIATAAPSLPDAAQQAAASARLLDILLEGLRSRPV; encoded by the coding sequence ATGCACATTCAGGACAATCATTGGTCGTCTGCTTCCGCCATCGCACCCAGCGGTGCGATCGGCATGGCGGCAGGCAACGGACGCGCGGACGGAGGGCGGTCGACACCGCTGCGCGTGGACGCACAGCGCAATCTGGAACACGTACTGCGTGCGGCCCGTGAGGTCTTCGGCGAGCTGGGGTACGGCGCGCCGATGGAGGACGTGGCGCGGCGCGCGCGGGTCGGTGTCGGCACGGTGTACCGGCGCTTCCCGAGCAAGGACGTCCTGGTGCGGCGGATAGCCGAGGAGGAGACCTCCCGGCTGACCGACCAGGCACGGGCCGCGCTCGGCCAGGAGGACGAGCCCTGGTCGGCGCTCTCGCGCTTCCTGCGGACGTCCGTGGCGTCCGGTGCCGGGCGGCTGCTGCCGCCGCAGGTGCTGCGCGTCGGTGTCGCCGACGACGGCTCCGGCCTCGACGAGGCCCGGGTGCCGCAGCAGCGCACCCAGCCGGGGGCCGGAGAGCTGCGGCTGGTCCAGGAGGAGACGTCGGCGGTCCCCGCGGACGACGCGGGTGCGGCGGCGCTGCTCGAGGTCGTGGGGCAGCTCGTGGAGCGGGCGCGCGCGGCGGGCGAGCTGCGGGCCGATGTGTCGGTGTCGGACGTGCTGCTGGTGATCGCGACGGCGGCGCCCTCGCTGCCGGATGCGGCGCAGCAGGCGGCGGCCTCGGCGCGGCTGCTGGACATTCTGCTGGAGGGGTTGCGGTCGCGTCCGGTGTGA
- a CDS encoding sigma-70 family RNA polymerase sigma factor — MGVDGRDESLGDGEAEPSGLTSPQVPSQGGRAGVPPVGDPPEGSVPAQRDWREVEWREDAVLPPPIDLPPSDADLIERMRSGDDTAYKELYRRHADAVRRYARTCCRDAHTADDLTAEVFARMLQAVRGGSGPEHAVRAYLLTSVRRVAANWMKSAKREQLVDDFAVFATQAARASEVSDDTLDLGADVRAMHEAEQSMAMQAFRSLPERWQAVLWHTEVEDESPSEVATLFGLDANGTRVLASRAREGLKQAYLQAHVSATLATDEECARHADRLGAYARGGLRTRAERGLRKHLEECAKCRLAAGQIKEVAGGIPGVVPVAVIGWFGAAGYAKVAALIAGGTGAGAAGVAGAASAASGGSSGGAGGGGGAAASEGLGAPVKAGIAAGVVAVAAAAVALALIGDDEPAKEPVAKPPVSSPALQPGAETPAPPKREPVPNPPVIAFDPPSDRTATPTATPTPTPTPTPTPTSPSAPTPSPTLKPTPTPTPTPTPTPPPPPPPADYQWSELAYDVSGDGTEPEMRLRESSWVWQRYGISIADKRYAHGVTVHGRSSVTIDLNRECTSYDAKVGVDDLALGLGKVYFSVHADGVQLWRSGLIKGGDQAVPVHVDLTGRKTVRLVVEPHSHVDNLMLADWAESKFACA; from the coding sequence ATGGGCGTTGACGGGCGGGACGAGTCACTCGGTGACGGCGAGGCGGAGCCCAGTGGGCTGACGTCGCCGCAGGTGCCGAGCCAGGGCGGGCGGGCGGGTGTGCCGCCGGTCGGGGACCCCCCGGAAGGCAGCGTTCCGGCGCAGCGCGACTGGCGTGAGGTCGAGTGGCGCGAGGACGCCGTCCTGCCGCCGCCGATCGACTTGCCGCCCTCCGACGCCGACCTGATCGAGCGGATGCGCTCGGGCGACGACACGGCGTACAAGGAGCTGTACCGGCGCCATGCGGACGCGGTGCGCCGGTACGCGCGCACCTGCTGCCGGGACGCCCACACCGCGGACGACCTCACCGCCGAGGTCTTCGCCCGCATGCTGCAGGCGGTGCGGGGCGGCTCCGGGCCCGAGCACGCCGTACGCGCGTATCTGCTCACCTCGGTCCGCCGGGTCGCCGCGAACTGGATGAAGTCGGCGAAGCGGGAGCAACTGGTCGACGATTTCGCGGTGTTCGCCACGCAGGCCGCGCGGGCTTCCGAGGTGTCCGACGACACTCTCGATCTGGGCGCCGATGTGCGCGCCATGCACGAGGCCGAGCAGTCCATGGCGATGCAGGCCTTCCGGTCGCTGCCGGAGCGGTGGCAGGCCGTGCTGTGGCACACCGAGGTCGAGGACGAGTCGCCGAGCGAGGTCGCCACCCTCTTCGGACTGGACGCCAACGGCACGCGCGTGCTCGCCAGCCGTGCCCGCGAGGGCCTCAAGCAGGCCTACCTCCAGGCCCACGTCAGCGCCACCCTCGCCACCGACGAGGAGTGCGCCCGCCATGCCGACCGGCTCGGCGCCTACGCCCGCGGCGGCCTGCGCACCCGGGCCGAACGGGGCCTGCGCAAGCACCTGGAGGAGTGCGCCAAGTGCCGGCTGGCCGCGGGCCAGATCAAGGAAGTCGCCGGTGGCATCCCTGGCGTCGTACCGGTCGCGGTCATCGGTTGGTTCGGCGCCGCGGGCTACGCCAAGGTGGCCGCGCTCATCGCCGGAGGCACCGGAGCGGGCGCGGCGGGAGTCGCCGGTGCGGCCTCGGCGGCGAGCGGCGGTTCGTCCGGCGGGGCAGGGGGCGGTGGCGGTGCGGCGGCCTCCGAAGGGCTGGGCGCCCCGGTCAAGGCCGGTATCGCGGCCGGTGTGGTCGCGGTGGCCGCCGCCGCGGTGGCGCTGGCACTGATCGGCGACGACGAGCCGGCCAAGGAGCCGGTGGCCAAGCCGCCCGTGTCCTCGCCGGCGCTGCAGCCCGGGGCGGAGACACCGGCGCCCCCGAAGCGGGAACCCGTGCCGAATCCCCCGGTGATCGCGTTCGATCCGCCTTCCGACCGCACCGCAACCCCGACTGCCACGCCCACACCTACGCCGACCCCGACCCCGACTCCGACCTCCCCATCGGCGCCCACCCCGAGCCCGACACTCAAGCCCACGCCCACGCCCACACCCACCCCGACGCCGACACCCCCACCGCCTCCGCCTCCGGCCGACTACCAGTGGAGCGAGCTGGCGTACGACGTCAGCGGCGACGGCACCGAGCCGGAGATGCGGCTCCGGGAGAGCAGTTGGGTGTGGCAGCGGTACGGCATCTCGATCGCCGACAAGCGGTACGCGCACGGCGTGACCGTGCACGGCAGGTCCTCCGTGACCATCGACCTCAACCGTGAGTGCACGTCCTACGACGCCAAGGTCGGCGTCGACGACCTGGCGCTGGGGCTCGGCAAGGTCTACTTCTCCGTCCACGCCGACGGGGTCCAGCTGTGGAGGTCCGGCCTGATCAAGGGCGGCGACCAGGCGGTCCCCGTCCATGTCGACCTCACGGGACGCAAGACCGTACGGCTGGTGGTAGAGCCGCACAGCCACGTCGACAACCTCATGCTCGCGGACTGGGCGGAGTCGAAGTTCGCCTGTGCGTAG
- a CDS encoding BTAD domain-containing putative transcriptional regulator, translated as MRYRILGVALAEDDDGKPVSIGGPRLRALLTALALRPGRIITPDTLIDDVWAADPPQDAPAALQALVGRLRRTVGKNAITSHPGGYRLTATQNDVDLYVFERLVRQGTAALDRDDPRSAAGDLDDALALWRGPALADLPDRTAAARPEALRMEATRAHAEARLRLGQAQDAVPELTELTTAHPYDEPLHALLIRALRDTGRSADALAAYETARRALADGLGTDPGPELRALHQALLDQPTVPAPAPRKGNLRPRLTSFVGREPELDAIRFELHRARLVTLTGPGGSGKTRLAEEAAAGLPQAWLVELAPLDRPEAVPGAVVSALGLRETVLMTTEMATPQDDPVALLIEHCASRSQLLILDNCEHVIGTAADLAETLLTRCPGLTILATSREPLGVPGESVRPVEPLVPDQAHRLFAERAAAVRPDAAAVLQDTEAVAEICRRLDGLPLAIELAAARLRLLTPRQIADRLDDRFRLLTSGSRTVLPRQQTLRAVVDWSWELLDERERTVLREVSVFAGGWDLSAAEAVCTGPVSDLLGALVDKSLIVAAPCERDGGDDMRYRLLETIHEYAVERAAEVPGARMAAERRHRAWARALVEQAEPLLRSAGQLPWISRLETELDNIRAALHRGLVAGEEAEAGAIALALGWFWFLRNYRREGAEWIERVLRLGAALDSGLALGLDADLNAVSSGDGPVGRSSNGGPTGRSDSRAGRADSDLAGRSDSGPAGRSDSGPADRVGGDTADHRDHRDHPDHRDHRDHRDHPDHPDHPDHPAHRDHHNHPAHPDRPGRDPGRVREERAAVRLRAPDPVEAFLADPDGEARHPLRALRMDLRMMYLFLMTEAEPKRAVEDPRYREYIARVRAYYEPGGPEAARMPGLAWPLTAFYLRNSVDARTGMDRAVANCRMYGGDWELAVLLMFRAHMVVDAPGRLEGFDDDLAEVRMLSRRVGDRWIRAQVCSASGEAAMARSRFEDAEKEYAEGLRLAYEVGAYAESPFLLARLAEIAYRSGDRAAALVSLDEASAAADRYGVADARAFVLMLRAHMALEAQDLARARELCEATRVEMEHGTPPPQFTVAMNSLEALVTAAESGPRHGLPILADTLRQAVEWRCAEWVTAELAESAAHLVSELGDHARAVRLLAASEEWREGHPRPLPGRTVAERTEAVARTALGAGRYAAERTKGTALTPGEVQDELADAVLSHPVGQAP; from the coding sequence GTGCGGTACAGAATTCTGGGCGTTGCGCTGGCGGAAGACGATGACGGGAAACCCGTATCCATCGGCGGCCCCCGCCTCCGCGCCCTGCTGACCGCCCTCGCCCTACGCCCCGGCCGCATCATCACCCCCGACACCCTGATCGACGACGTATGGGCGGCCGACCCACCGCAGGACGCCCCGGCCGCCCTCCAGGCCCTCGTCGGCCGTCTCCGCCGCACCGTCGGCAAGAACGCCATCACCTCCCACCCCGGCGGCTACCGCCTCACGGCAACGCAGAACGACGTAGACCTGTACGTCTTCGAGCGGCTCGTACGACAGGGCACGGCCGCACTCGACCGTGACGATCCTCGCTCCGCCGCCGGAGATCTTGACGACGCCCTCGCCCTGTGGCGCGGCCCCGCCCTCGCCGACCTCCCGGACCGGACCGCCGCCGCCCGCCCGGAGGCCCTGCGCATGGAGGCGACCCGCGCCCACGCCGAGGCACGGCTGCGGCTCGGGCAGGCTCAGGACGCCGTACCGGAGCTGACGGAACTGACCACGGCGCACCCGTACGACGAACCGCTGCACGCCCTCCTCATCCGCGCCCTGCGCGACACGGGCCGCTCCGCGGACGCCCTCGCCGCGTACGAGACCGCACGCCGCGCCCTCGCCGACGGCCTCGGCACCGATCCCGGCCCGGAACTCCGCGCCTTGCACCAGGCGTTGCTCGATCAGCCGACGGTCCCGGCCCCGGCGCCCCGCAAGGGCAACCTGCGTCCACGCCTTACCTCTTTCGTGGGCCGGGAACCCGAACTCGACGCCATCCGTTTCGAATTACACAGAGCCCGCCTCGTCACCCTCACCGGACCGGGCGGCTCTGGAAAGACCCGTCTCGCCGAGGAAGCCGCCGCCGGGCTCCCGCAGGCATGGCTGGTCGAGCTGGCCCCGCTCGACCGGCCGGAGGCGGTGCCAGGCGCGGTGGTCAGCGCGCTCGGTCTGCGCGAGACCGTGCTCATGACCACCGAGATGGCGACCCCGCAGGACGACCCGGTCGCCCTGCTCATAGAGCACTGCGCCTCGCGCAGTCAGCTCCTGATCCTTGACAACTGCGAACATGTCATCGGCACCGCCGCCGACCTCGCCGAAACGCTGCTGACCCGCTGCCCGGGGCTCACGATCCTCGCCACCAGCCGTGAACCCCTGGGCGTACCCGGCGAGTCGGTGCGCCCGGTCGAACCTCTCGTCCCCGACCAGGCGCACCGCCTCTTCGCGGAGCGCGCCGCCGCCGTCCGTCCCGACGCGGCCGCCGTGCTCCAGGACACGGAGGCGGTGGCGGAGATCTGCCGCCGTCTCGACGGGCTGCCGCTCGCCATCGAGCTGGCCGCCGCCCGGCTGCGGCTGCTCACGCCCCGGCAGATCGCCGACCGTCTCGACGACCGCTTCCGCCTGCTCACCTCCGGAAGCCGCACCGTCCTGCCCCGCCAGCAGACCCTGCGCGCGGTCGTCGACTGGTCCTGGGAGCTGCTCGACGAGCGGGAGCGGACGGTGCTGCGTGAGGTGTCCGTGTTCGCGGGCGGCTGGGACCTCTCGGCGGCGGAGGCCGTGTGCACCGGTCCGGTCTCGGATCTCCTCGGGGCCCTCGTCGACAAGTCCCTGATCGTGGCGGCCCCTTGCGAGCGGGACGGCGGCGACGACATGCGGTATCGCCTGCTGGAGACGATCCACGAATACGCCGTCGAGCGCGCCGCCGAGGTCCCCGGGGCCCGCATGGCCGCCGAGCGCCGACACCGCGCATGGGCGCGCGCCCTCGTCGAGCAGGCCGAGCCCCTGCTCCGTTCCGCCGGTCAACTCCCTTGGATCTCCCGCCTGGAGACCGAGCTGGACAACATCCGCGCGGCCCTCCACCGCGGCCTCGTGGCGGGGGAGGAGGCAGAGGCCGGTGCCATCGCCCTAGCCCTGGGCTGGTTCTGGTTCCTGCGCAACTACCGCCGCGAGGGCGCGGAGTGGATCGAGCGCGTGCTGCGCCTGGGTGCGGCTCTGGATTCAGGCCTGGCCCTGGGCCTGGATGCGGATCTGAATGCGGTGAGCAGCGGGGACGGTCCGGTGGGTCGCTCGAGCAACGGGGGGCCGACGGGTCGATCCGACAGCCGGGCAGGTCGGGCGGACAGCGACCTGGCAGGTCGGTCCGACAGCGGCCCGGCAGGTCGGTCGGACAGCGGGCCGGCCGATCGGGTCGGCGGGGACACTGCCGATCACCGCGATCACCGCGATCACCCCGATCACCGCGATCACCGCGATCACCGCGATCACCCCGATCACCCCGATCACCCCGATCACCCGGCTCACCGCGATCACCACAACCACCCGGCTCACCCCGATCGCCCAGGCCGCGACCCGGGCCGCGTCCGCGAAGAGCGCGCCGCTGTGCGCCTCCGCGCTCCTGACCCCGTCGAGGCCTTCCTCGCCGACCCCGACGGAGAGGCCCGGCATCCGCTGCGTGCCCTGCGGATGGATCTCAGGATGATGTATCTCTTCCTGATGACCGAGGCCGAGCCGAAGCGGGCGGTGGAGGATCCGCGGTACCGGGAGTACATCGCGCGCGTGCGGGCCTACTACGAGCCGGGCGGCCCGGAGGCTGCCCGGATGCCGGGCCTGGCCTGGCCCTTGACCGCCTTCTACCTGCGGAACTCGGTGGACGCCCGGACCGGCATGGACCGGGCGGTCGCCAACTGCCGTATGTACGGCGGCGACTGGGAGCTCGCCGTGCTGCTGATGTTCCGTGCGCACATGGTCGTCGACGCACCCGGCCGGCTCGAGGGCTTCGACGACGACCTGGCGGAAGTGCGGATGCTCAGCAGACGCGTCGGTGACCGCTGGATCAGAGCCCAGGTATGCAGCGCGAGCGGAGAGGCGGCCATGGCGCGCAGCCGTTTCGAGGATGCCGAGAAGGAGTACGCCGAGGGCTTGCGGCTGGCCTACGAGGTGGGCGCCTACGCCGAGTCGCCGTTCCTCCTGGCCCGGCTCGCCGAAATCGCCTACCGCTCGGGAGATCGCGCCGCCGCCCTGGTCTCGCTGGACGAGGCGAGCGCCGCCGCCGACCGGTACGGAGTGGCGGACGCCCGGGCGTTCGTCCTGATGCTGCGGGCCCACATGGCCCTGGAGGCGCAGGATCTCGCACGCGCGCGTGAGCTGTGCGAGGCGACCCGGGTTGAGATGGAGCACGGCACTCCGCCGCCCCAGTTCACGGTGGCAATGAACTCGCTCGAGGCGCTGGTCACGGCCGCCGAGTCCGGCCCGCGGCACGGACTGCCGATCCTCGCGGACACACTGCGCCAGGCTGTGGAGTGGCGGTGCGCCGAATGGGTCACGGCAGAGCTTGCCGAAAGCGCGGCGCATCTCGTGTCCGAGCTCGGCGACCACGCCCGCGCCGTCCGCCTGCTCGCCGCCTCCGAGGAGTGGCGGGAGGGCCACCCCCGTCCCCTGCCGGGGCGCACGGTGGCCGAGCGGACCGAGGCCGTCGCCCGCACCGCCCTGGGCGCCGGCCGGTACGCGGCCGAGCGCACCAAGGGAACCGCCCTCACCCCAGGCGAGGTGCAGGACGAACTCGCCGATGCGGTGCTCAGCCACCCCGTCGGGCAGGCGCCGTAA
- a CDS encoding asparagine synthase-related protein: MRWLVGWSSTAAGAVEPGSAGATGHEGETLHPVGSQLLWGDPDPLWAVGDWRPDEVRVVKADPQNRIAVLGTCGATDEELRVGLFAARGGALRHLTAWPGSYTAVVQVGRRIMVCGDLAGARPVFYTPWAGGTAYATAALPLADLIEANLDFGHLAALLAAPDVPAALHDSTPYDGVRRIPPGHALILRAGAREIAGYEQVASLAVAAPSADPDRAVDAVRDALIEAVRARLSAPRHVPGADIDPGPVPGMGPAERRAARGMPVPGIGADLSGGPASGTLALLAAGLPGMPGTVLGHGTGAGERLLAVTFNDLAVGGREAELERAGALAANPRLHHVVVAGGEETLPYADLDGPLTDEPGSCLVTAARHRARLASGSADHFTGYGARQVLDAHPARLADLLMDRKRRYLVRPVAALAKADGGSVLVPARVYGAARRLARTPYRAGLENLAERLLRRRFDEPGGAVGASLAALTWGRPGPAARWLTGEALAEVSVLLQGATNRSGVGPGQRPGDYRARAALSRQATNLRVLEQAAEIRFQRLHAPFLDNQVVRASRALPEALRVRPGARAAILRTVLEGAGVTDLPPGWGAPSQASSAAAARMGLRVSADTLMSLFGTPLLAEAGLVEARVVRKAIRAAAEGEPLPLDGLADLVSLELWLRRLLARRGTCWTGTPARTRAVPAGIAPQGRALGAGAAARQA; this comes from the coding sequence ATGCGGTGGTTGGTGGGATGGAGCAGCACCGCCGCGGGTGCCGTCGAGCCCGGCTCGGCCGGCGCGACCGGTCACGAGGGCGAGACGCTGCACCCGGTGGGCTCCCAACTCCTGTGGGGCGACCCCGATCCGTTGTGGGCGGTCGGCGACTGGCGCCCGGACGAGGTGCGGGTAGTGAAGGCCGACCCGCAGAACCGGATCGCGGTGCTCGGCACCTGCGGGGCGACGGACGAGGAGCTGCGGGTCGGGCTGTTCGCCGCGCGCGGAGGCGCACTTCGGCATCTGACGGCCTGGCCGGGCAGCTACACGGCCGTCGTCCAGGTCGGGCGGCGCATCATGGTCTGCGGCGATCTGGCGGGCGCCAGGCCGGTGTTCTACACGCCCTGGGCGGGCGGTACGGCGTATGCCACAGCCGCGCTGCCGCTGGCCGACCTCATTGAGGCCAACCTTGATTTCGGGCACTTGGCGGCGCTGTTGGCGGCCCCCGATGTGCCGGCCGCGCTGCACGACTCCACCCCTTATGACGGCGTACGGCGTATTCCGCCGGGGCATGCGCTGATCCTGCGCGCCGGGGCGCGGGAGATCGCCGGGTACGAGCAGGTCGCCTCCCTCGCCGTCGCCGCGCCCTCGGCCGACCCGGACCGCGCGGTCGACGCGGTGCGCGACGCGCTCATCGAGGCGGTACGCGCGCGTCTGTCCGCGCCCCGGCATGTGCCCGGCGCCGACATAGACCCCGGGCCGGTGCCGGGGATGGGGCCCGCCGAACGGCGTGCCGCGCGCGGGATGCCGGTTCCGGGGATCGGGGCGGACCTGTCCGGGGGGCCGGCGTCGGGGACGCTGGCGCTGCTGGCAGCGGGGCTGCCGGGGATGCCGGGCACCGTGCTCGGGCACGGGACGGGGGCGGGGGAGCGGCTGCTGGCCGTGACCTTCAACGACCTGGCGGTGGGCGGTCGGGAGGCCGAGCTGGAGCGTGCGGGGGCGCTGGCTGCGAATCCCCGGCTGCACCATGTGGTGGTGGCCGGGGGCGAGGAGACGCTGCCGTACGCCGATCTGGACGGGCCGTTGACGGATGAGCCCGGGTCTTGTCTGGTGACGGCGGCCCGGCATCGCGCGCGGCTCGCCTCCGGCAGCGCGGACCACTTCACCGGGTACGGCGCCCGGCAGGTCCTGGACGCGCATCCGGCGCGGCTGGCCGATCTGCTGATGGACCGCAAGCGGCGGTATCTGGTGCGGCCCGTCGCTGCGCTGGCGAAGGCGGACGGAGGGTCCGTGCTGGTCCCCGCGCGTGTGTACGGCGCCGCCCGGCGGCTGGCCCGTACGCCGTACCGGGCGGGGCTGGAGAACCTCGCCGAGCGGCTGCTGCGGCGGCGCTTCGACGAACCCGGAGGTGCGGTGGGGGCGTCCCTCGCCGCGCTCACCTGGGGCAGACCGGGGCCTGCCGCTCGGTGGCTGACCGGGGAGGCGCTCGCTGAAGTATCGGTTCTCCTGCAGGGGGCGACGAATCGCTCGGGCGTCGGGCCCGGGCAGCGTCCCGGCGACTACCGCGCGCGTGCCGCGCTCTCCCGTCAGGCCACGAACCTCCGGGTCCTGGAGCAGGCCGCGGAGATCCGCTTCCAGCGGCTGCACGCGCCGTTCCTCGACAACCAGGTGGTCCGCGCCTCCCGCGCCCTTCCCGAGGCTCTGCGGGTACGGCCCGGTGCGCGGGCCGCGATTCTCCGTACGGTGCTGGAGGGCGCGGGCGTCACCGATCTCCCGCCGGGCTGGGGCGCCCCCTCGCAGGCCTCCTCGGCGGCCGCCGCCCGCATGGGGCTGCGGGTCTCCGCGGACACCCTGATGTCCCTCTTCGGTACGCCCCTCCTCGCCGAGGCCGGCCTGGTCGAGGCCCGCGTCGTCCGCAAGGCCATCCGCGCGGCGGCCGAGGGCGAGCCGCTGCCCTTGGACGGCCTCGCCGACCTGGTCTCCCTGGAACTCTGGCTCCGCCGCCTGCTCGCCCGAAGAGGAACCTGCTGGACCGGAACCCCGGCCCGCACGCGCGCGGTACCGGCCGGGATCGCACCTCAGGGGCGCGCGCTGGGGGCGGGGGCGGCGGCTCGGCAGGCGTGA
- a CDS encoding MFS transporter, protein MSREQRGPNEKLGTVLALAGISNAGLARRVNDLGAQRGLTLRYDKTSVARWVSKGMVPQGAAPHLIAAAIGQKLGRPVPLHEIGLADADPAPEVGLAFPRDVGQAVKSATELYRLDLAGRRAGSGGIWQSLAGSFAVSAYATPASRWLITPADSSVARDASPSEGSGSPLKVGHSDVLKLREAAEDARRWDSKYGGGDWRSSMVPECLRVEAAPLLLGSYSDEVGRALFGASAELTRLAGWMAFDTGQQEAAQRYYIQALRLARAAADVPLGGYVLASMSLQATYRGFGDEGVDLAQAALERNRGLATARTMSFFRLVEARAHARAGDAQAAGAALKAAEGWLERSREGDNDPSWLGFYSYDRFAADAAECYRDLKAPRQVRRFTEQALSKPTEEFVRSHGLRLVVSAVAELESGNLDAACEQGVRAVEVAGRISSARTTEYVKDLLHRLEPYGDEPRVVELRERARPLLMAPA, encoded by the coding sequence ATGTCCAGGGAGCAACGCGGGCCGAACGAAAAACTCGGCACCGTTCTCGCCCTCGCGGGAATCAGCAACGCAGGACTCGCCCGACGCGTCAACGATCTTGGCGCTCAACGCGGGTTGACTCTTCGCTACGACAAGACGTCGGTGGCGCGCTGGGTGTCGAAGGGCATGGTGCCGCAGGGCGCGGCGCCGCACCTCATCGCCGCCGCCATCGGCCAGAAGCTCGGCCGCCCGGTGCCGCTCCACGAGATAGGCCTGGCGGACGCGGATCCCGCACCAGAGGTGGGCCTCGCCTTTCCCAGGGACGTTGGACAGGCCGTGAAGTCGGCGACCGAGCTGTACCGCCTCGACCTCGCCGGGCGCCGGGCCGGCTCCGGCGGCATCTGGCAGTCGCTGGCCGGGTCGTTCGCAGTCAGCGCATACGCAACGCCCGCCTCACGGTGGCTGATAACCCCGGCCGACAGCTCGGTGGCACGCGACGCGAGCCCGTCCGAGGGCTCCGGGTCACCGCTCAAAGTCGGCCACAGCGATGTGCTGAAGCTGCGGGAGGCCGCGGAGGACGCCAGGCGCTGGGACTCCAAGTACGGGGGCGGCGACTGGCGTTCGTCGATGGTGCCGGAGTGTTTACGGGTGGAGGCGGCGCCGCTGCTGCTCGGCTCGTACTCGGACGAGGTCGGCAGGGCGCTGTTCGGGGCGAGCGCCGAACTCACCCGCCTCGCCGGATGGATGGCCTTCGACACGGGCCAGCAGGAGGCCGCGCAGCGGTACTACATCCAGGCCCTGCGGCTCGCCCGCGCGGCAGCGGACGTACCCCTCGGGGGGTACGTGTTGGCGTCCATGTCGCTCCAGGCGACGTACCGCGGCTTCGGCGACGAGGGCGTCGATCTCGCGCAGGCCGCACTGGAACGCAACCGCGGCCTGGCCACGGCCCGCACCATGAGCTTCTTCCGTCTGGTGGAGGCACGCGCGCACGCACGCGCGGGTGACGCGCAGGCCGCCGGCGCGGCCCTGAAAGCCGCCGAGGGGTGGCTGGAGCGGTCCCGGGAGGGGGACAACGATCCGTCCTGGCTCGGCTTCTACTCGTACGACCGTTTCGCCGCGGACGCGGCGGAGTGCTACCGCGATCTGAAGGCGCCGCGGCAGGTACGCCGCTTCACCGAGCAGGCGCTGTCGAAGCCGACGGAGGAGTTCGTACGGTCGCATGGGCTGCGGCTCGTTGTCTCGGCGGTCGCCGAGCTGGAGTCGGGCAATCTCGATGCCGCGTGTGAGCAGGGCGTGCGGGCGGTGGAGGTGGCGGGGCGCATCTCCTC